A genomic region of Microbacterium schleiferi contains the following coding sequences:
- the purD gene encoding phosphoribosylamine--glycine ligase, with product MRILVLGSGAREHAIITSLRSEGEAHEIFAAPGNAGIAQDVTVVELDPNDPVTVASFAQTESIGLVVIGPEAPLVAGVADALRERGIPTFGPGRAAAQLEGSKAFAKRIMQAAGVPTGRATHAATIDEVAAALDEFGAPHVVKADGLAAGKGVIVTSDRDAALSHAAEYLGTGGVLVEEFLSGPEVSLFFLSDGDTVRALSPAQDFKRLRDGGEGPNTGGMGAYSPLPWLDEGWGGEAAFVEQVTREVAEPVIRQLDAEGTPFIGLLYAGLILTERGVRVIEFNARFGDPETQVVLPRLVEQLSELLLAAASGHLEDLAQPTFHDTAAVTVVLASEGYPAAPQVGRPITGTDAAASVDGVHLAHAATAAGPEGLLATGGRVLNVVAVGDDFSQARSRAYDALSKITLAGGQFRTDIAARVS from the coding sequence GTGCGAATCCTCGTCCTCGGCTCCGGTGCCCGTGAACACGCGATCATCACGTCGCTGCGCAGCGAAGGGGAGGCTCACGAGATCTTCGCGGCCCCCGGAAACGCCGGCATCGCCCAGGACGTCACGGTCGTTGAGCTCGACCCGAACGACCCCGTCACCGTCGCGTCGTTCGCCCAGACAGAGTCGATCGGACTCGTCGTGATCGGACCCGAGGCTCCCCTGGTCGCCGGTGTCGCCGATGCTCTCCGCGAGCGCGGCATCCCGACGTTCGGCCCGGGCAGGGCCGCCGCGCAGCTCGAGGGATCGAAGGCGTTCGCCAAGCGGATCATGCAAGCCGCCGGCGTTCCGACCGGCCGCGCAACCCACGCCGCGACGATCGACGAGGTCGCCGCGGCCCTCGATGAGTTCGGTGCGCCGCACGTCGTGAAGGCCGACGGGCTCGCCGCAGGCAAGGGCGTCATCGTCACCAGCGACCGCGACGCCGCGCTGTCACACGCTGCCGAGTACCTCGGCACCGGTGGTGTGCTCGTCGAGGAGTTCCTCTCGGGCCCCGAGGTCTCGCTCTTCTTTCTCAGCGACGGCGACACCGTCCGCGCGCTCAGTCCCGCGCAGGACTTCAAACGGCTCCGCGACGGCGGCGAGGGCCCGAACACCGGCGGCATGGGCGCGTACTCGCCGCTGCCGTGGCTCGATGAGGGCTGGGGCGGCGAGGCGGCGTTCGTCGAGCAGGTGACCCGTGAGGTCGCCGAGCCCGTCATCCGTCAGCTGGATGCCGAGGGCACGCCGTTCATCGGGCTGCTCTATGCGGGGCTCATCCTGACCGAGCGCGGCGTACGCGTCATCGAGTTCAACGCGCGGTTCGGCGACCCCGAGACGCAGGTCGTGCTGCCGCGCCTGGTCGAGCAGCTGTCGGAGCTGCTGCTCGCGGCGGCATCCGGGCACCTCGAGGATCTGGCTCAGCCGACCTTCCACGACACCGCGGCCGTCACCGTCGTGCTCGCGAGTGAGGGCTACCCGGCGGCCCCCCAGGTCGGCCGGCCGATCACGGGCACGGATGCCGCGGCATCCGTCGACGGTGTGCACCTTGCCCATGCCGCAACGGCCGCCGGACCCGAGGGACTCCTCGCGACCGGCGGCCGAGTGCTGAATGTCGTGGCCGTCGGCGACGACTTCTCGCAGGCGCGATCCCGCGCCTACGACGCGCTCTCGAAGATCACGCTCGCGGGCGGCCAGTTCCGCACCGACATCGCCGCGCGCGTCAGCTAG
- a CDS encoding potassium transporter Trk, with the protein MDTMSPTSDDHLEQVTVRRSPKYSVFLLLGGAVGLLVAMILTFLFDGTTQESPNTGLVYSQMQVFGFLLLIFVSVGVALGGAIALILDRVYARRARTLQVEHERIISAD; encoded by the coding sequence ATGGACACCATGTCCCCGACGAGCGATGACCACCTCGAGCAGGTGACGGTGCGGCGCAGCCCGAAGTACTCCGTCTTCCTGCTGCTGGGCGGCGCCGTCGGTCTGCTGGTCGCGATGATCCTCACCTTCCTTTTCGATGGGACGACGCAGGAGAGCCCGAACACGGGCCTCGTCTACTCGCAGATGCAGGTCTTCGGTTTTCTGCTGCTGATCTTCGTATCAGTCGGCGTCGCTCTCGGCGGGGCGATCGCCCTCATCCTGGACCGGGTCTACGCGCGCCGCGCCCGCACGCTCCAGGTCGAGCACGAGCGCATCATCTCGGCCGACTGA
- a CDS encoding DHA2 family efflux MFS transporter permease subunit, with protein sequence MTETTSPAAPPASAAPTRSPWPALFALVIGFFMILVDTTIVAVANPAIKAALDPNTTNLDNVVWVTSSYLLAYAVPLLITGRLGDRFGPKTIYLIGLVIFTGASLACGLSPTLGALIAWRAVQGLGAALMTPQTMAVITRTFPPHRRGAAMGLWGATAGVATLVGPLAGGLLVDGLGWEWIFFINVPVGVIAFVLAAILVPRLETHRHRFDIVGVVLSAAALFCIVFGLQEGEAYDWGVIWGPISVWGLIIVGVILLGVFIWTQSRTRSEPLVPLPLFRDRNFSLANLAIAAVGFAVTTMALPLMFFLQLARGLTPTDSALLLIPMAVLSGVLAPLAGRWLDRTDARFLLVPGILLVSVSLWWYAALLSVDTPIWMFLLPSALMGIGNAGMWGPLATAATNSLSPREAGAGAGIYNTTRTVGSVIGSAAIAAFMQSRLEANLPGAGESAESFGGGVLPPAVAEGFSTAMAQTLMLPAAVILIAVAASLFIHRKPRQPAS encoded by the coding sequence ATGACCGAAACCACCAGCCCCGCGGCGCCACCGGCATCCGCCGCACCGACCCGGAGCCCGTGGCCCGCGCTGTTCGCGCTGGTCATCGGCTTCTTCATGATCCTGGTCGACACGACGATCGTCGCGGTCGCCAACCCCGCCATCAAGGCGGCCCTGGACCCCAACACCACCAACCTCGACAACGTCGTGTGGGTCACCTCCTCCTACCTGCTGGCCTACGCCGTGCCGCTCCTGATCACCGGCCGCCTGGGGGACCGGTTCGGACCCAAGACCATCTACCTCATCGGGCTGGTCATCTTCACCGGCGCGTCCCTGGCCTGCGGCCTCTCGCCGACCCTCGGCGCGCTCATCGCGTGGCGAGCGGTGCAGGGGCTCGGCGCCGCGCTGATGACCCCGCAGACCATGGCGGTCATCACGCGCACCTTTCCCCCGCACCGCCGTGGCGCTGCGATGGGCCTCTGGGGTGCGACAGCAGGTGTCGCGACCCTCGTCGGGCCGCTCGCGGGCGGGCTTCTCGTCGACGGTCTGGGCTGGGAGTGGATCTTCTTCATCAACGTGCCCGTCGGTGTCATCGCGTTCGTGCTCGCGGCGATCCTCGTGCCTCGGCTCGAGACGCATCGTCACCGGTTCGACATCGTGGGTGTCGTCCTGAGCGCCGCGGCGCTGTTCTGCATCGTCTTCGGACTGCAAGAGGGCGAGGCCTACGACTGGGGCGTGATCTGGGGCCCGATCTCGGTGTGGGGACTCATCATCGTCGGCGTCATCCTGCTCGGCGTCTTCATCTGGACGCAGTCGCGCACCCGCAGCGAACCGCTCGTGCCGCTGCCCCTCTTCCGTGACCGCAACTTCTCGCTCGCGAACCTCGCGATCGCGGCAGTCGGCTTCGCGGTGACCACGATGGCGCTTCCTCTGATGTTCTTCCTGCAGCTCGCTCGCGGCCTCACGCCGACCGACTCCGCCCTGCTGTTGATCCCGATGGCGGTGCTGTCGGGTGTGCTCGCTCCGCTGGCCGGCCGCTGGCTGGACCGCACTGACGCCCGATTCCTGCTGGTTCCCGGCATCCTTCTGGTCTCGGTGTCGCTGTGGTGGTACGCCGCCCTGTTGAGCGTGGACACCCCGATCTGGATGTTCCTGCTTCCCTCCGCGCTGATGGGAATCGGCAACGCGGGAATGTGGGGGCCGCTCGCGACCGCCGCGACCAACAGCCTCTCGCCGCGGGAAGCCGGCGCCGGGGCGGGAATCTACAACACCACGCGTACCGTCGGCTCAGTGATCGGTTCGGCAGCGATCGCCGCCTTCATGCAGTCACGGTTGGAAGCGAACCTGCCCGGTGCCGGCGAGAGCGCCGAGAGTTTCGGTGGCGGGGTATTGCCCCCCGCGGTGGCCGAGGGCTTCTCGACGGCGATGGCGCAAACGCTCATGCTGCCCGCTGCCGTCATCCTGATCGCGGTCGCGGCGTCGCTGTTCATCCACCGCAAGCCGCGGCAGCCGGCTAGCTGA
- a CDS encoding sterol carrier family protein, whose protein sequence is MPPKITTEAGRAALGAVAEGTAGRPETATAVRYLLQLLAEKAPGATVEVRVPPFGATQIIEGPRHTRGTPPNVVEMDAPTFIDLATGVTGWSDAEAGGSLHASGVRADFSHLLPLRP, encoded by the coding sequence GTGCCTCCCAAAATCACGACCGAAGCCGGACGCGCCGCTCTCGGGGCTGTCGCGGAAGGCACGGCCGGTCGGCCTGAGACTGCCACCGCCGTGCGGTACCTGCTGCAGCTGCTCGCCGAGAAGGCTCCCGGCGCGACGGTCGAGGTCCGCGTTCCGCCGTTCGGTGCGACCCAGATCATCGAGGGCCCGCGTCACACGCGTGGGACGCCCCCGAACGTCGTCGAGATGGATGCTCCGACCTTCATCGACCTCGCGACGGGCGTGACCGGGTGGTCGGATGCCGAAGCCGGCGGGTCGCTGCATGCATCCGGTGTCCGCGCCGACTTCTCGCACCTCCTCCCGCTGCGGCCATGA